One Homo sapiens chromosome 3, GRCh38.p14 Primary Assembly genomic window carries:
- the ARIH2 gene encoding E3 ubiquitin-protein ligase ARIH2 isoform i (isoform i is encoded by transcript variant 25): MSVDMNSQGSDSNEEDYDPNCEEEEEEEEDDPGDIEDYYVGVASDVEQQGADAFDPEEYQFTCLTYKESEGALNEHMTSLASVLKVSSVVNSSVIPPS, from the coding sequence ATGTCAGTGGACATGAATAGCCAGGGGTCTGACAGCAATGAAGAGGACTATGACCCAAATtgtgaggaagaggaagaagaagaagaagacgacCCTGGGGACATAGAGGACTATTACGTGGGAGTAGCCAGCGATGTGGAGCAGCAGGGGGCTGATGCCTTTGATCCCGAGGAGTACCAGTTCACTTGCTTGACCTACAAGGAATCTGAGGGTGCCCTCAATGAGCACATGACCAGCTTAGCTTCTGTCCTAAAGGTGAGCAGTGTTGTAAACTCCAGTGTAATCCCCCCCAGTTAA